GATCATTTCCCCTCATAATAGGATAAAACTAACATACTGTCTGATGAGAGAAATTATTTTTACTTCAGAAAGATTTTTAAAAGGAAGTTGTTCTATTCCATCAAGACCCTATCGTTAACACTTTTTAACaatccatatatatatgagtAAGAAaagtcatcgtcatcatcaaaaTACTGAAAGAACTACCTTTCAAAAATTATTAACCAAAGGTAAATCTCATAAATCTAATACAAAGATAATTACAATTCAACAGCCAAATAATTCTGATATAAATCAGAAAACTTTCGAACAAAAAAAAGTGAAAGTTATCTCTCGGAAGTTTCATTACATCATGAATAAAAGATTTCTATTATcttgtttattaatattattcttttatttatgtattgTATTAATCAAATCTACAATTCTTGAAGATAAATTCAATCATGATGAGAATGAGAGCAATGAAAAACTATCCAATTCATTATATATGACATTAAGTTCTAATAGAGAGATCAATGATCAAGATATCAGTCatgaattaaataatgaatatgatTTACAACAGAAAATATCTTTATTGAAAAATTTAAATCGTTTAATGCCAACATTATGTATTGGTGTATTAGTTCGTAATAAAGCACATACATTACCATATTTCTTAAATGGTATAGAAAATCAACAATATCCAACGAAACGTATTACACTTATCTTTTATGTTGATAATACCATTGATTCAAGTGAGATAATATTAAATGAGTGGATTCAATGTAATAAAGATAAATATCATAGAATAATTTTAGAGGTTAATACAACTAAGTCCGAATATGAACATTTGAGTAAAATGTGGACTCTAGATCATTATTTACATGTTATAAGTTTACGTCAAAAATTATTAGATGAAGCACGTAATATCTGGGctgatttttatttatctattgaTGCTGATGTAATACTTATGAATCCATTAACTATTGAACATTTAATAAATGTCATGCTTGATTCAACAATATCTACATCTAAATCCaatttaaatcataaaattgatgaaaatataattattttggCACCATTGATGAATTGTACCTCATCTGAACATTATTCTAACTTTTGGGGTGCTATGTCTGAAGAAGGTTACTACCTACGTTCAGAGCATTATTTTGATATACAAAAACGTCGTATACAAGGTGTATATCCTGTAGCAATGGTACATTCaatatttttagtaaatttacaattttatcAATCTGAACAAATTGGTTATTCTCCTGCACCAATAAATTACACGGGACCAGTTGACGATATTATCATATTTTCTAGATCAGTACAACGTGCAGAAATTGATTTCTATTTAGATAATACACAGTTTTATGGATATATTCCATCACCAGTTGAAGAACAAGATCTTGGATTATATTCAAAAGATTTAAATAATGCATGGCTTTTACGTGAACaagatttatttgttcatttacgTTTACAAGCAATTATTGATCAAGAGGATAAACAAAGAGTTATGCCTTCAGAATGTTTATTAAATATTGCTGAAAATCAATTACcgaaatcaaataaattaaattttgatgaaatttattttattaatttattgagaCGTCCAGATCGTCGACAAAAAATGGAATATATGCTTCATCAATTAGGTATAAATGCTAAACATTATGCAGCTATTGATGGAAAAGATTTAACTATGAAACATTTTGATGAATTAGAAATTAAACAACTTCCAGGTTATACAGATCCTTATCATAATCGATCGTTGAAATTTGGAGAAATTGGTTGCTTTTTAAGTCATTATAATATATGGATTGTATGTTGACTTTTgtcatttattttgttaataatttACAATAACCCCTTCATGTCATTTTATATGATAAGTGTATTTATAGTACCAGACTAAGGAATACAGTATAGATTTATATCTTTTAAACTATAGCTTTAGTGATAAACTcgtttcatttgtttatttatttaatcaaacacataaacattggtacaatagGGCATCACACTtcgtcatttgatttgtgtgaaagcTGGAATACTACCCGGgagcccaaaccgaagcaggtggtttataTAAGTGGCCACCCCACCAGCCTTTGGCCTAGAGGCttaattcacaaggcagtggagcaacataaGGAGATGAGGTCTGATGGTAGTCGGTGATTagcaataggttcatacgtcatttgttccatcaggatcctggagcccatgtgcaccattggtttggaatcagggttttccaacactcctaggtaaactttccgtgtccaccaacccggttaaagctctaAACAGTCGCTttttgttctctcaatttcataaacaagaCCCTTGTCGCGAGAAGGCATTGAggaggactttcctggcagaggctatatacacgtagccatatgagagcatttcgagaggaagagcggactctctccacctTTGGTCATACCAAGGCATTCGGGGGCTACTTAAACATAGAAATCGTAAacatttctttttcaaaatcGTTAGATGGTaaaaattatttgtaataatCTCATAGAAGCTGAGAAATGTTCAATATACATATTGTCAATAAGTGTTCTTGGTAAATTTTACAAATTGATGTATTTGTGTACTTTCTCATTCTTATCAGTCTGATTTCTAAACCATTACTAACTTTGAGGCCTCTTCCAAAAGCTCGCAGAAATCAAAGTCGTTAGTTAATTTAATAAGTaacttttggttttttttatctCAACAACCCTTGATTTTTCGGTCAGcctaaacaattttttttcgaGTTTGTATTTCCTGTTATGGTGGGAGTTTTGAGGTAGATTAGCAAATCAATATACCATATTTTCGGAACTGAGacaaacaaataattattaCCTCAACTCTAAATATATTGAAATTAAAATCTTATAATGTCTcggttcaattttttttaaaataaagtgtTAATTTCGTAGTACAGAACATATGAAATAATCTATCTTTGATAGATAAGGTTTTATGAAGCATTTATATTTATCATAACACGTCTTAATTCCAATGTACATGTACCTTTTCCCTTTAAAGGATAGATAAGCAGAAGAATATGTTCGGTGGTTAATAATATAAGATACAAATTAACAGAATTTATCAATAAGGTCATCTAAAAATGAACTAAACCCAAGCAAAGTTCACATATAAATCGATAATATTCATGCTATTTGGTTGTGTAAGACCCTAGAGTTATTTCTCGATAAATTATgaatatactcactagtgaatTGCTTCAAAATAGATttgctggagttctagtgagaacctgtgaccaatggagttcaatccCGTCTGttatgaggcagttactcactgaaggcaatggtggacggtcgcgcaatatcatggattgattgaagtcaaacaataacgccgttggatacccactcaatggtctagaggttaagcgtttgagcgcgagactgaaggtcctgagttcaagtCCGTcatgcaggatcatggatgcgcacttttgaggagtcgcatactaggacgaaacagcctcccaatgtttccaggttttcaatggtggtctaacattgatccactgatgatatcaatctaaatcaTGAATATGAAATTTCTTATAACTGtacaaaattttaattttaattagttTGTTTATACGAGAGTACATAATTAGTTAAAAAATGTGAAATTGTGTATTCATTTGATCAAAAATTCAACTGAACAgaacataaataaacattaagtaaacaaatagaattctgtcaagattcaaattttattttgatttatcatCAATAGAATGTCAATAATCAGATGCGATAATCTGAAATTTATTCCGTCTAATCTTATGGTTAATATTCTAATATATCTATTTGtaagtgaattcagtcagtGATCTTTAGTGCTGTTATAGGTATGACGGcaattatcacttcccggttacccacaccatggaagggttcttctagagatacCTGAGAAGGAAATtagattagaagtggtcttagtgatctgagagcgtgaccgcagtgccaaaGGGACATTttcttgaggtcggtcacacatgacctttatgtgggggatttttgacgtgttagctccgttcttcaaaggaccttaccgccggagacggatatccgtgggattaGGTgagatgtgcatttttagggtcgaccttttctaaccccacccctccttgtgggaaggcagcatcgctgtcatgctggttgtctgaaggaaacaccttactgctgtcacacctctgtacagtcagcagtacgacttcgccttcggaccttgggtttgctgcttttagtcttactgctcttcaaccgacctgtctggcatgatagagccttgaggaacgattgttccagccagtatagctcgattggtttgTCATGATAGGCAAGtctgaccaccacgtcaagataACAGCAACGGTCAGGTGTAAGTGAATTACTTATAAAGTGCTAATTATTAACATTTATCTGAAGTTTTTTCTTTAGAACTTTCACCTTTTAAAGTGTGCATTATGATTTACTACAATTTTAAATGTAtattatattatcatttattgtaatttaattaagaatttttcattttctttctgATCAACATTATCAATGCTTGTTTCATATGTTAGTTAACTGACGACCTAATTATTCAGCCATGTATTTAATATCACTAAAAGAATCTGTTCGAACTAATAAAGAAACTTTATTAGTTCGAAACATGGAAATTCATAAATGTATTCGTAAACTATTTGTATTTTTTGATgtttaaaatcaatttatatccagtgcttccaggttttccatagtggtctagcttcaattgactcatgatctcaactatatttgaattgtttttttttattattatttatttctaggAAATGATCAATAATGGTTATAATCGTATATTAATTCTTGAAGATGATCTACGTTTTGCTCCTGCTTTTGTTCgtaatttaaataaagttaTTAACGAAGCAGATGATAATGTTGCTAATTGGGATCTACTTTATATTGGTCGTAAAAGAATGTCAAAATCTGAGAAACGTGTACCAAATACAACTAGTTTAACTTATCCTGATTATACTTATTGGACACTTGGTTATATTTTAAATAGAAATGGTGCCgagaaattattaaaacaaaaacctttaaaaaaattaatcgcTATTGATGAATATCTTCCAGTTATGTTTAATAAACATCCTAGAAAAGATTGGTTAGTTCAATTTGAACCACGTGATTTAATTGCTTTATCCGCTGAACCATTATTAGTTGAACCACAAAGGTATACAGGTGAAAAACTTTATATATCTGATACAGAAG
This genomic window from Schistosoma mansoni, WGS project CABG00000000 data, supercontig 0013, strain Puerto Rico, whole genome shotgun sequence contains:
- a CDS encoding cerebral cell adhesion molecule related; translation: MKENQPNNSDINQKTFEQKKVKVISRKFHYIMNKRFLLSCLLILFFYLCIVLIKSTILEDKFNHDENESNEKLSNSLYMTLSSNREINDQDISHELNNEYDLQQKISLLKNLNRLMPTLCIGVLVRNKAHTLPYFLNGIENQQYPTKRITLIFYVDNTIDSSEIILNEWIQCNKDKYHRIILEVNTTKSEYEHLSKMWTLDHYLHVISLRQKLLDEARNIWADFYLSIDADVILMNPLTIEHLINVMLDSTISTSKSNLNHKIDENIIILAPLMNCTSSEHYSNFWGAMSEEGYYLRSEHYFDIQKRRIQGVYPVAMVHSIFLVNLQFYQSEQIGYSPAPINYTGPVDDIIIFSRSVQRAEIDFYLDNTQFYGYIPSPVEEQDLGLYSKDLNNAWLLREQDLFVHLRLQAIIDQEDKQRVMPSECLLNIAENQLPKSNKLNFDEIYFINLLRRPDRRQKMEYMLHQLGINAKHYAAIDGKDLTMKHFDELEIKQLPGYTDPYHNRSLKFGEIGCFLSHYNIWIEMINNGYNRILILEDDLRFAPAFVRNLNKVINEADDNVANWDLLYIGRKRMSKSEKRVPNTTSLTYPDYTYWTLGYILNRNGAEKLLKQKPLKKLIAIDEYLPVMFNKHPRKDWLVQFEPRDLIALSAEPLLVEPQRYTGEKLYISDTEDSEIFYTT